A window of Diabrotica virgifera virgifera chromosome 9, PGI_DIABVI_V3a contains these coding sequences:
- the LOC114331693 gene encoding zinc finger protein chinmo isoform X3 — translation MDSQQQQFCLKWNSFGSNLATSFSNLFKSETLADVTLFCDGVTFKAHKLILAACSKHLADLFETAPLHQNLLVILDNTSATNMSALLEFMYKGEVHVSQDSLSSFLKAAECLQVKGLSIEHEKLAVAQSHNITPMDSGTDSPGKHIKVPKEEIDTPVSNTSHHQSSPSPSYSPTMSPYMHPHHYRPYEPRMATPGAPYGDNAMKRPLRSPSDLMQDNRVSVLRDGSKAVGRPGSPGQMCAYRPSSSLSNLPSQPGGDSPPESRFDPDPATALICPESNTLDRFQDPGCPEDLRKKMEPAMQQDESPSSTAGNGNGNTGNMLNNITSANGSIGSQTNYNHDRDKDLIQANIWSTVAGKMNCKAGTVNTADGKKLKCPFCERLYGYETNLRAHIRQRHQGIRVPCPFCSRTFTRNNTVRRHIAREHKTELSLKAYQQNQQQAAQQQQQVHNHNP, via the exons GAGTAACGTTCAAAGCTCACAAACTGATACTTGCGGCGTGTAGCAAACACCTCGCGGATCTGTTCGAAACCGCCCCCCTGCACCAGAACCTCCTGGTGATTCTGGATAACACGTCAGCCACAAACATGTCGGCCCTCTTAGAATTCATGTACAAGGGGGAAGTTCACGTTTCGCAGGATTCCCTGTCTAGTTTTTTAAAGGCGGCGGAGTGTTTGCAGGTGAAGGGGTTGAGTATCGAACACGAGAAACTTGCTGTTGCTCAGAGTCATAATATAACGCCGATGGACTCGGGAACGGATTCGCCAGGAAAACATATTAAA GTACCAAAAGAAGAAATCGACACACCAGTATCCAACACCTCACACCACCAGTCCAGCCCGTCCCCCAGCTATTCGCCAACGATGTCCCCATACATGCACCCACATCACTATCGCCCATACGAACCGAGGATGGCCACTCCAGGAGCTCCCTACGGAGACAACGCCATGAAGAGGCCTCTGCGCAGTCCAAGCGATCTAATGCAAGACAACAGAGTTTCAGTGCTTAGAGACGGAAGTAAAGCCGTAGGAAGACCCGGATCTCCTGGCCAGATGTGCGCCTACAGGCCGTCTTCTTCTTTATCGAATTTACCGAGTCAACCTGGAGGAGACAGTCCTCCGGAGAGCAGATTCGACCCGGACCCTGCGACCGCTTTAATATGTCCAGAAAGCAATACTTTAGATAGGTTTCAGGATCCGGGTTGTCCTGAGG ATTTAAGAAAGAAGATGGAACCTGCAATGCAACAAGATGAATCGCCCAGTAGTACAGCAGGAAACGGGAATGGTAATACAGGCAACATGCTCAATAATATAACATCTGCCAATGGTTCTATCGGGTCTCAAACGAACTACAATCATGACAGGGATAAAGATCTTATACAGGCGAACATTTGGAGTACAGTCGCTGGAAAGATGAATTGCAAGGCTGGGACTGTGAACACAGCGGATG GAAAAAAATTGAAGTGTCCTTTTTGCGAGAGATTGTACGGCTACGAGACAAACTTGAGGGCACACATCCGACAAAGACATCAAGGCATACGGGTACCGTGTCCGTTCTGCTCGCGGACATTCACGCGTAACAACACTGTGAGAAGGCATATAGCAAGAGAACACAAAACCGAGCTGAGTTTAAAGGCTTACCAGCAGAATCAACAGCAGGCGGCACAGCAGCAACAGCAGGTTCATAACCACAATCCATAA